A region from the Lolium perenne isolate Kyuss_39 chromosome 4, Kyuss_2.0, whole genome shotgun sequence genome encodes:
- the LOC127297317 gene encoding uncharacterized protein, with the protein MMPYSGDRRPSPPPPPPPQPQPHATLSYLSPSATPFTVSRPRDAIPDPTPNAPANPSPYPELPTAPSLYDSWVEPPASYMDLEAGATPGFTGFANSDGFLVSGNARNDMYPGNHFGTSMQPLPFATGSSEWMEEKYPGIYQRTSKAPSTDFGSAPSVSPNMFACLDTKPCSTPQPVNQYSPYSAYGNYTSHLPQCSTYPLSYDLSMPSVAASPEVGAATKPLSPTTDGRVLENTFQAPYANPCRLNLDYFDSIQNEQKGHFGYETSYEQYGGRSSSDNGTRIMGSHALSRSGVGENHLLGESSETGRPVQPGTYPLSRHGVGENYILGESSETRRPVQPSSEAKSGLNNLQASCSKVSLSEYSFPQPRELFIESPEVNNPVVDSPCWKGTPTAQQPSFGVVNGEASYFANGSVDPPDLHQSRKLSEFSANNSVLLPKRHDTSNPENDLSVPDYLYYLSAFGLPSGCSKSEGHDDKQPSNVGDVSGMEKSNHSHLSVDQGTRRDNHVTWCKTGDDSGNLVTPGQQGNVFLAENTIEPMLGRNGGSLLVSTSEESAKVSNNVSAAPVAQVRSLTKESLQEITRAHKAASTWANLHSKMPMNKGLEHLTHCSTGVEETVKISSDKVTCRSKSQEELIKSIYNFSVMLLSSCDGGYQLKESEHTLVQSVIQNLSSLKSMISKASFKSDDVTSNCCQMKSEKIKCNRKNHQPEKFAGFDWENIGTDFKTVILQDLAKLPEENLDGDTKDAQIYKNLWIEAEASTCKLKYELQLARMKLATKNHSQQTATTPTGSLGEAKASNLHKAENSLCTGESDDSSKQQNPVKESHIHNAENSLCTGESDDSSKQQNPVKESHIHNATLPPQRGDADVFARLKVLKLRDESINCFHEANSELLTERSKYNRTGAVDDTVFDNDVDARINSLVEDIIKECPESSSSEGDEADGASTAALNVFLSCNNNTSSLDKDTNIEQPESSESKTHGAFMAKLKDLMSCSDDLSSSSEVNACQLQTASEHESSQFGQLEDGVMARLQVLKRRIDNTSSMEGQEVVYDSDDWVGHFERKPFGCGAHDELIEKTGIFDDAEFRALSDEADSKTTTQYVGSLLEECHVPSAPAEPATVHLHDEQLSHSPSAWEHVLKEDFFLPGKPLK; encoded by the exons ATGATGCCCTACTCCGGCGATCGCCGGCCCTccccgcccccgcccccgcccccgcAGCCGCAGCCGCACGCAACCCTCTCCTACCTCTCCCCCTCCGCCACGCCCTTCACCGTCAGCCGTCCCCGCGACGCCATCCCCGATCCGACCCCCAACGCCCCCGCTAACCCTAGCCCTTACCCCGAGCTCCCCACCGCGCCGTCGCTCTACGACTCCTGGGTCGAGCCTCCCGCGAGCTACATGGATCTGGAGGCCGGCGCGACCCCGGGGTTCACAG GTTTTGCCAATTCGGACGGGTTCCTGGTTTCCGGGAATGCACGAAACGACATGTACCCCGGGAACCATTTTGGTACCTCCATGCAGCCGCTCCCCTTCGCAACAGGCAGCTCGGAGTGGATGGAAGAGAAGTATCCTGGAATCTACCAGAGAACATCAAAGGCCCCCTCGACTGATTTTGGATCAGCACCTTCCGTGTCTCCTAATATGTTTGCCTGCTTAGATACGAAGCCCTGTTCTACACCTCAGCCTGTGAATCAGTACTCCCCATATTCTGCTTATGGTAACTACACTTCACATCTTCCGCAGTGCTCAACATATCCATTGAGTTACGACCTGTCCATGCCATCTGTTGCTGCCTCGCCTGAAGTAGGCGCGGCAACGAAGCCATTGTCGCCCACGACAGATGGCCGTGTATTGGAGAACACATTTCAGGCACCATATGCGAACCCTTGCAGATTAAATCTAGACTATTTTGATTCCATTCAGAATGAACAGAAAGGTCACTTTGGATATGAGACTTCTTATGAACAGTATGGTGGCCGGAGTAGCTCTGATAATGGTACACGGATAATGGGAAGCCATGCACTTAGTAGATCTGGAGTTGGAGAGAATCATCTTTTGGGTGAGAGTTCAGAAACTGGGAGACCTGTTCAGCCGGGAACCTATCCACTTAGCAGACACGGAGTTGGAGAGAACTATATTTTGGGTGAGAGTTCTGAAACCAGGAGACCTGTGCAGCCTTCATCAGAAGCGAAATCTGGTTTAAATAACTTACAAGCATCATGTTCCAAAGTCTCTCTGTCCGAATACTCATTTCCTCAGCCTCGTGAACTTTTCATCGAGTCACCTGAGGTAAATAACCCAGTTGTTGATTCTCCATGTTGGAAAGGGACACCCACTGCACAGCAGCCATCATTTGGTGTTGTGAATGGTGAAGCTTCTTATTTTGCTAATGGTTCAGTTGACCCGCCTGATTTGCACCAAAGCAGGAAGCTTTCTGAGTTTAGTGCTAATAATTCTGTGTTACTTCCCAAGCGTCATGATACATCAAATCCCGAGAATGATCTGTCCGTACCTGATTACCTATATTACCTTTCAGCGTTCGGCCTGCCCTCAGGGTGTAGTAAGTCTGAAGGTCATGATGATAAACAACCATCCAATGTTGGAGATGTCAGTGGTATGGAAAAGTCTAACCACAGTCATTTATCTGTTGACCAGGGCACCCGAAGAGATAACCACGTGACCTGGTGTAAGACAGGAGACGATTCTGGAAATTTGGTAACACCAGGTCAACAGGGAAATGTTTTTCTTGCAGAAAACACAATTGAACCCATGTTAGGCAGAAATGGTGGCAGTCTTCTTGTGAGTACAAGTGAAGAATCTGCTAAAGTTTCAAACAATGTTAGTGCAGCTCCAGTTGCACAGGTTAGGAGTTTGACAAAAGAAAGTCTGCAAGAAATTACTCGTGCCCATAAAGCTGCGTCAACATGGGCAAATCTGCACTCAAAAATGCCTATGAACAAAGGTCTGGAGCATTTAACCCATTGCAGCACAGGTGTTGAGGAGACGGTGAAGATATCTTCAGACAAAGTCACCTGCAGATCGAAGAGTCAAgaagaattaatcaagtcaatttATAATTTCTCAGTAATGCTTCTGTCTTCGTGCGATGGTGGTTATCAGTTAAAGGAATCTGAACATACACTTGTTCAGTCTGTGATACAAAATCTCAGTTCTCTGAAATCCATGATAAGCAAG GCTTCATTTAAATCTGATGATGTTACTAGCAACTGCTGCCAAATGAAGTCAGAAAAAATAAAGTGTAATAGAAAGAATCATCAGCCTGAGAAGTTTGCTGGCTTTGATTGGGAGAACATTGGCACAGATTTTAAAACAGTTATTTTGCAG GATCTTGCTAAGCTTCCAGAGGAGAACCTGGATGGTGATACTAAAGATGCACAAATATACAAAAATCTTTGGATCGAAGCGGAAGCTTCTACATGTAAACTCAAGTACGAACTGCAACTTGCCCGCATGAAACTTGCAACGAAAAACCACAGTCAGCAAACAG CTACAACACCTACTGGTTCATTAGGAGAAGCCAAAGCATCTAACTTGCACAAAGCTGAGAACTCATTATGTACTGGAGAGAGTGATGATTCTAGCAAACAACAAAACCCTGTGAAAGAAAGCCATATCCATAACGCTGAGAACTCATTATGTACTGGAGAGAGTGATGATTCTAGCAAACAACAAAACCCTGTGAAAGAAAGCCATATCCATAACGCGACGTTACCACCTCAGAGAGGTGATGCTGATGTCTTTGCTCGACTGAAAGTTCTGAAGCTCCGTGATGAGAGTATAAATTGCTTCCATGAGGCAAATAGTGAGCTGCTGACCGAGAGAAGCAAGTATAACAGGACAGGCGCTGTTGATGACACTGTTTTCGATAATGATGTCGATGCTAGGATAAACTCTTTAGTGGAGGACATCATCAAAGAGTGTCCGGAATCAAGTAGCAGTGAAGGCGATGAGGCCGATGGTGCTAGTACTGCTGCACTTAATGTTTTTCTGAGCTGTAATAACAATACAAGCTCATTGGACAAGGACACCAACATAGAGCAGCCAGAATCTAGTGAAAGCAAAACTCATGGTGCTTTCATGGCTAAGCTTAAAGATTTGATGTCCTGCAGTGACGATCTAAGCTCGTCAAGTGAGGTTAATGCTTGTCAGCTCCAAACAGCGAGCGAACATGAATCTAGTCAATTTGGTCAGCTTGAAGATGGTGTCATGGCCAGATTGCAAGTACTGAAAAGACGTATAGATAACACTAGCAGCATGGAGGGACAGGAGGTAGTATATGATTCCGATGATTGGGTGGGCCACTTCGAAAGAAAACCATTTGGTTGTGGAGCACATGATGAGCTAATTGAGAAGACTGGTATATTTGATGATGCTGAGTTCAGAGCTTTATCTGATGAAGCAGATAGCAAAACTACAACCCAATATGTCGGTTCATTGCTTGAAGAGTGTCATGTTCCCTCAGCACCAGCCGAGCCTGCAACTGTTCATTTGCATGACGAGCAGTTAAGCCACTCGCCATCAGCATGGGAGCATGTGCTGAAGGAGGACTTTTTCCTCCCAGGGAAGCCTTTGAAGTGA